The following DNA comes from Bradyrhizobium sp. SK17.
ATCATGCGGGCCAACCTCTTGTCAATCATGGCGCCAGGTGAGGAGCAATTAACCAGGCTTTTTAAGCTGAAACGGCCGTCGCTCGGCTAGGCTCTCACACATCGACCGGGAACATAATCCCGGCGGGGAGAGTAGGCTTTGAGGCGTCAAACACCAACAAGCGGAATCAATTCCGCCGGGTCGAGCTGCGCATTGCGGCTCGACCCTCTTTCCCTTCCGCTGAGCTTCCATGCGCAGGATTCGCGCGCGGATGGCGGCATGCGGCAGGTCGAGCTTCATCGCGAACATGTCGTGCTGCGCCGTGCCGTCCTCGGCATGCGGATGGCGGTCAATGTTCGCGTCAGCGATTTCCTGGGCGTCGCCGTACGCGGCATCGACGATACGCAAATGCTGGTGCTGGTTCACCGCGATCCCGCGCTCTCGATTCCGCTCGGCTCCAGTTCGGACGCCGACGAGATCACGTCCGCCTGGCAGATGTGGAGCGACATCTTCCGTCTGCCGCAACTGACCGAGCCGGCGCCGCGAATGCCTTCCCCGCGCCGCCGCCGCCGCAACGCGATCCGCGCCCGCCGCCCGAAATTCCTGGTCCGCCGCCGCGCCGGATTCCGCCTCAACGAAGCCAGCGTGCATCGCGACGAGCGCGAGATCATCGCGCGGGATTAGTTGCATCGCTCGAGATGCGGTCCACTCACCACATGATCGGTGTCGTCCCGGCGAAGGCCGGGACCCATAACCACCGATGCTGCTTGTTGTGTGATGCTGGAACGACGAGTCCCGTCAACAACACATGCTGCGGCGTATGGGTCCCGGCCTTCGCCGGGACGACACCGAATGTGCTGCACGGCCAGTGAACAAAACTTCGGCGTTCTCGCTACGTGAATCGCCCGACCTTTTGCAACGATCGCCCGGAACGACGAGAGCTACGCCGCGCGCAGCACCGCGTCGACGACCAGGCTCGCGAACAACATGAAGCCGGCGTCGCGGTTGGACTTGAAGATGCGCAGGCAGAGCGCGGGATCGCTGGTGTCGAGCCGGCGCACCTGCCAGGCCAGATGCAGCGCAAATGCCGCGAGGCCGATCCAGGCCGGCCAGCGCGCGCCGGCCAGCGCGAATGCGGTGCCGATCAACAGCACGGCGAGGCCATAGAAGATCACCAGCGCCCGATGGGTGCGCGCGCCGAACAGGCGGGCGGTGGATTTGACGCCGATCAGCGCATCATCCTCGGCGTCCTGATGGGCGTAGATGGTGTCGTAGGCGATCACCCAGGCGATCGATCCGGCATAGAGCGCGATCGCCGTGACGTCGATACGTTCGAGCGTCACCGCAAATCCCATCAGCGCGCCGTAGGAGAAGGCGAGACCGAGCACGACCTGCGGCCACCAGGTGATCCGTTTCATGAACGGATAGATCGCGACGATCGCCAGCGAGGCGATGCCGGTCATGACCGCGAAACGGTTGAACTGCAACAGCACCGCAAGCCCGATCAACGCCTGCACGACCATGAAGACCACGGCCTGCGTCACCGTCACCTGCCCGGCCGGGATCGGACGCGACCGGGTGCGCTCGACCTTGGCGTCGAGATCGCGATCGGTGATGTCGTTCCAGGTGCAGCCCGCGCCGCGCATCACGAAGGCGCCGATGAAGAACAGCAGGACGACGAGCGGCAGCGAGCGCACGTCATGCGCGACGCCGGCAGCGAGCGCCGCCGACCACCAGCACGGCATCAACAACAGCCAGGAGCCGATCGGCCGGTCGTAGCGCGCGAGCCGCAGATAGGGCCGCGACCAGACCGGCGCATGGGTATCCACCCAGTTGCCCGTGGAGTCGGCAACGCGGGCGGAAACGTCGCTCATGGCTGACCCATCATCGGGTGAGAACGTTGCCGTTCAGCGTATCGAAGGTGCTGCCGCCCTTCTTGCTCGGGGTCGCTTCCGGCAGCGAGGCGGACGAACCCAGCACATCGCTCAGCGTCGGCCCGGCCGGCCCGCGCGGCTGCGCCGCAGCCTGCTCCGCGACGTTGCAGACCTTCTTCAGGAGAGCCTCGGTATTCTTGTGGCCGTTCTTGAGCTGGTCGGAGATCTGTGCCGGAATTCCGCACTTCGAGGCGTTGGCCTCGACATATCTGATCATCTTGATCTCGGCCTGGCTGTAATTGCCGATCAGCTTGCAGGCCTCCTGCGGGCTGGCGTGGCGATCGCTCGCGGTCTTGATCGCCTTGCCGCGCTTCTCCGCCTCTTCACGCAGCGGGACGAAATTCTTCATGCAGGCGTCGCTTGCTCCGCCTGCTCCGGCGCCCGGAGGCGGCGGCGGAGACGAGAGGCCGCCGCCCGCGATCGGCGCCGCACCATTGCTCGGGAACGGCGACGGCGCCCCACCGACCCGTGCCGCCGGCGCTCCGTTGACCGGCGGGAATGCGGAATCGGTGGCGGTCGCGGTATTCGTCCTGGCCGGGCGAGCGCCATTCACCGGCGGAAACGCAGGGTCGTTGACGGTGCCCGTCTGTCCGGGCAGCGGAGCCGGAAAAGCGCTCTGGGCCACGGCGTGGCCCATCGACAGGGCGGTCGCGGCAACGGTCAGCACGATCAGGCGGCGGATCATCGAGGGTGTTTCTCCGGCAAAAGGTCCAGGCAACCCCAGCGCAACAAAACGAAGCAACCAATTTGGGGGCGTTTTACGATTCCTGTGATGCCTTAACAACCCGTGGATTTTGGCGACAGCGCGGCGTAGGGCCACATCGGCCACATTAAATTGTTCCCCGATTTGAAGCCTTTAGGCTACGAACGGCGGGAAAATGGACGATTAGCCATGCCTGAACTCGATTTCCGCAGCCCGCGCCTGTTTGTCGATGCCCAGCTCGGCGCGGACACAATCGTTTCGCTCGACCGTGACCAGAGCAACTATCTCGGCAACGTGCTGCGGCTCGGCGCCGGGGACAGCGTGCTGGTGTTCAATGGCCGCGACGGCGAATGGCAGGCCGCGATTTCCGGCCGCAAGCGGGCGGACACGCTGACGGTCTTGGCGCAAACCCGCACCCAGGATCGTCTGCCCGACGTTGCTTACGTGTTCGCGCCGCTGAAGCATGCGCGGCTCGACTACATGGTGCAGAAGGCGGTCGAGATGGGCGCGGCCCGGCTGGTGCCGGTGATGACGCGCTTCACCCAGGTGTCGCGGGTCAACAGCGAGCGGATGCGCGCCAATGTGGTCGAGGCCGCCGAGCAATGCGGCATCATCTCGCTGGCCGAGGTCGCCGAGCCGGTGCCGCTGGAGCGCTTCCTCGCCGGGCGCGACCAGGCGCGGCTGCTGGTGTTCTGCGATGAGGCCGCCGAGGTCGCGAACCCGGTGCAGGTGCTGCAAGCCGCGAGGGTCGGCAATGCCGGGATCGACGTCCTGATCGGCCCCGAGGGCGGGTTCGCCGAGGAGGAACGCGCCCTGCTGCTGCGCCAGCCCTCGATCCTGCGCCTCGCGCTCGGCCCACGCATCCTGCGCGCCGACACCGCCGCCGTCGCTGCGCTGGCGCTGGTGCAGGCGGCGCTGGGGGATTGGGGGACCAGTGATGGACGTGCCGGCGGAAGGGTTCCCTCCCCCCTTGCGGGGAGGGTTAGGGAGAAGGGTGCCGCTTGCTCCGCTGCGTAGCAATCGGCGGAGAATTTACACGCGATTTGCCGCTGAATCTCGACGGCCGGAGCCCGGGGGCTTACCCCTCTCCCCAACCCTCTCCCGCAAGGGGGAGGGAGCCAGAGCAGAGTGCTCACCTCACTAGCTCCGCCTCTGGCCAAATTCCTGCCCTAGCCAAGCCGTCGCAAAATCGTTAACGAACCCAATCATTAAGCCACTTGGTCGATCTTTGGCCGATCCCTGTCGAAAGCCCGGGGCGGCCATGCTAAGGGCTGCGCCAACACCACTTGTGGAACCAGCCCTGGAACGCGATTTCGGGGCGAACTGGACGTCGAGATGACCGAAGCTGCCGCACCACGATCTGCCGCCGGATCCGCCGACTGGGCGGATGCGCTGCTGGCCTCGTTCGCGCAGGCCGGTTACGTCCGGTCCGAGCCTGCCATCCTACAGCCGGCCGAGCCGTTCCTCGACCTCTCCGGCGAGGACATCCGCAAGAGCCTCTATTTGACCACCGATCCGAGCGGCGAAGAGCTCTGCCTGCGCCCGGACCTCACGATCCCGGTGGCACGCGACTACCTCGCCTCGCCTCGCGCCGGCCAGCCGGCCGGCTTCAGCTATCTCGGGCCGGTGTTCCGCTATCGCGACGGCCAGCCGAGCCAGTTCCTGCAGGCCGGCATCGAATCGTTCGGCCGGCAGGACCGCGCCGCGGCCGATGCCGAGATGCTGGCGCTGGCGCTGGAGGCCACCACGGCGTTCGGGCTGAACGACGTCGAGATCCGCACCGGCGACGTCGCGCTGTTCAACGCGCTGATCGATGCGCTCGAGCTTTACCCGGTGTGGCGGCGACGGCTGATCAAGGATTTCAACCGCAAGGTTTCGCTGACCGACGACATCGAGCAACTGACACTGGCGACCGCGCCGGGCCGCAACGAGTATCAGGGCGTGCTGGCGGCGCTCGCCGGCTCCGATCGCAAGGCGGCACTGGCGCTGGTCACCGATTTGATGTCGATCGCCGGCACCACCAATGTCGGCGGCCGCACGGTCGCCGAGATCGCCGACCGCTTCCTCGAGCAATCGACCCTGAAGGGCGGCGCGCTACCGCGCGATGCCGTCACGACCATCAAGCGCTTCCTCGCCATATCCGGCGATCCCGACGATGCGGTCGCGCAACTGCGCGCCCTCGCCGGCGACGCCAGGCTCGACCTCACCGCCGCGATCGACCAGTTCGAGAGCCGGGTCGGTTTCATGGCCGCACGCGGCATCGACACCGGCAAGACCCGGTTCTCGACCGCGTTCGGCCGCGGCCTCGACTATTACACCGGCTTCGAATTCGAACTGCATGCCAGGGGCAACGGCGCCGAGCCGCTGGTCGCGGGCGGCCGCTATGACGGCCTGATGTCGCAGCTTGGATCAGCCAACCCGATCCCCGCGGTCGGCTTCTCGGTCTGGATCGAGCCGATGACCCGGCATGGCAAGGCCGCTGGCCGCGGAGTTGCACCATGAGCACGCCCTTCGTCGTCGCCGTTCCTTCCAAGGGTCGCCTGCAAGAGAACGCGGAAGGCTTCTTCGCCCGCGCCGGGCTGACGCTGTCGAAGGCCGGCGGCGCGCGCGACTATCGCGGCACCATCGCCGGCGTCGACAATGTCGAGATCGCCTATCTCTCGGCGAGCGAGATCGCGGCCAATCTGGCGCGCGGCACCGTGCATCTCGGGGTCACAGGCGAGGATCTGGTGCGCGAGAGCATCACCGATGCCGACAAGCGCGTACTGATGATCGAGGGCCTCGGCTTCGGCTATGCCAATGTCGTGGTGGCGGTGCCGCAGGCCTGGATCGATGTCCGCACCATGGCCGACCTCGACGACGTCGCATCGGGCTTCCGCGAGCAGCACAATCACCGCATGCGGGTCGCGACCAAATACATCAACCTGACCCGCGGCTTCTTCGCCAGGCACGGCGTCGGCGACTACCGGATCGTCGAGAGCGCCGGCGCCACCGAGGGCGCGCCCGCGGCCGGCACCGCCGAATTGATCGTCGACATCACGACCACAGGCGCAACGCTCGCCGCCAACGGGCTCAAGGTGCTCGATGACGGCGTGATGCTGCGCAGCCAGGCCAATCTGGTGGCATCAAAGGATGCCGACTGGTCGACCGGCGCCCGCGAAACCGCGCGCGTCATCCTCGACCACATCGCCGCCCGCGCCCGCGCCAGCAAGTATCGCGAGGTCCGCACCCGCTTTGCCGGCTGCAACGATGCGCTGCTGTCCGAGGCGCATAACCGTTTCGGCGTGGTCGCCCCGTTTGGCAGCCCGACCTCCTCGGGCATGCTCACGCTGCACTGCCCGCCCGGCAAGCTCTACGCGCTCGGCAGCTTCCTGCGCGAGCACGGCGCCGAGACCGTGTCGGTGGTGTCGCTGGACTACGTGTTCGACCGGGAGAACCCGTTGTTCGCCAGGCTCGAGGCGTTCCTGCGACAATGAGTCGGCCCCGCCGTTCATGTTGGCGACAGCCGGCCGTCGGTACCATATTGTGTCCAAGGGACATGTTGTTTGAGGTGTCGTCTGCACGCGAACCGGAACTCCACCCCGCATCAAGTGCGGGGCAGGCTTCGCTCGAGATCGCGCTCGTTTTCTGGAACCTGACCGATGATGCTGGGCTCTGACGTTTCCAGCCTGACTACCACCGCCAAGACCGCCGCCGCGCAGGGTCTGTCGATCGTCGTGCCCGTCTACAACGAGGCCGCCGGGCTCGCGGCGCTGCACCAGCGGCTGGTCGACCTCGCGAGGTCGCTCCGTGCCCGTTACGGTCTGCCCTGCGAAGTGGTCTATGTCGACGACGGCAGCGCGGACAACACGCTGGCGATCGCGCGCGGCCTGCCCGCCGACGGGCTCGACCTACAGGTGGTGTCGCTGTCGCGCAATTTCGGCAAGGAGGCGGCGCTGATGGCCGGCCTCGACCACGCCCGCCGCGGCGCGGTGCTGTTCATGGATGGCGACGGCCAGCATCCGCCGACGCTGGTGGAACAACTGGTCGCGCACTGGATCGATGACGGCTACGACGTGGTCTACACCGCGAAGGCGCATCGCGACAATGAATCGGCGTTGCGTCGGCTTTCGGTGCGCGGCTTCTACGCGCTGATCAATTGGGGCGCGCGGCAGAAGATCCCGGAGGATGCCGGCGACTTCCGCCTGCTGTCGCCGCGCGCGGCACTGGCGCTGCGGCAATTGCCGGAGCGCAACCGCTTCTTCAAGGGACTGGCGAGCTGGATCGGCTTCAGGCAGATCCGCGTCGACTACGAGCCGGCGCCGCGCGCGCATGGCGTCACCACCTTCAATGCCGGCCGGCTGATCGGCCTGTCGATCGAGGGGCTGACCTCGTTCTCGGTGGCGCCGCTGCGCTTCGCCAGCCTGCTCGGCGCGCTGCTGGCGGGCGCGGCCTTCCTGTTCGGGCTCTCGATCCTCTGGGAAGTCTGGACCACCGGCAAGCAGGTGCCCGGCTATCCGTCGCTGATGATCGGCGTGATGACGATCGGCGGCGTGCAGTTGATCATGATCGGCATCGTCGGCGAATATATCGGCAAGATCCTCTCCGAGCTGAAGGCACGGCCGATCTACTTCGTCGCCGAGCACACCGAGAAGCACGCCGACGGCGGCGCGGCGCAGAGCGCTACCGAGCGGACCGCCGCCGAATGAGCGATCCCGCAGCGCTGCGACGGATCTGGCTGTGTGCCGATGATTATGGCCTGAGCGACGGCGTCAACCGCGCGATCCGCGATCTGATCGAGCGCGGCCGGCTCAACGCGACCTCGGTGATGACCGTGACGCCGGCAATCGGCCGCGACCCCGCCGCCGCGCTCACGGCCTCGGTGGCGAAGAGCCCGCGTTGCGCGATCGGGTTGCATGTGACGCTGACCGCGCCGTTCCGGCCGCTGACGATGCATTTCCGTCCGCTCGACGGCGACATGTTCCTGCCGTTCCCGCGGCTGTTGCGCGCCGGGCTGATGCACCGGCTCGATGCCGAACTGGTCCATGCCGAGGTGCTGGCGCAGCTTGCCACGTTCCACGATCTGTTCGGCCGCGCACCGGATTTCGTCGACGGCCATCAGCACGCGCAATTGTTCCCGCAGGTCCGCGACGGCTTCCTGCGCGCCGTGAAGGAGCGCGCGCCGGACGCCTGGGTGCGGCAGTGCGGACGCGACGGTCCGCTGGCACGCATCACCGGCCCCAAGACGTTGGTGCTGAGCGTGCTGAGCACCCAGTTCCGGGCCAAGGCGAGCCGCGCCGGCCTGCGCTTCAACCCGGCCTTCGCCGGCGCCTATGATTTCACGCGCACCAGCGACTTCGCCGCACTGATGCAAGGCTTCGTGGAGGGCCTGCCCGAAGACGGCCTCGTGATGTGCCATCCGGGCTTCGTCGACGAGACGCTGAAAAGCCTCGATCCGCTGACCACGCAGCGCGAGATCGAGCATGCCTATCTGGCGAGCGATGATTTCGCTGCGCTGCTCGACCTGAATAAAGTTACATTGGCCTGATAAGGTTCACGGAAAATCGCCGGTCGGATTGTCGCATACATAAATTTAATTCAGCCCCCCACTCCTTGCGCCACAAAGCCCGTCCTACATCAGCCGCGCGCCGATTCGATCGACGCGATGGAGAACGCCATGACACCGCAAGAACGCCAACTGATCGACGATCTCTTCGACCGGCTCGCCAAGCTGGAGAATGCCCCGCGCGACAGCGAGGCCATGTCCGCGATCATGCAGGGCCTGCGCAACGCGCCGAATGCGGTCTACGCGCTGGTGCAGACCGCGCTGGTGCAGGACGAGGCGCTGAAGCGCGCCCATGACCGGATCCAGGAGCTGGAGGCCGCGGCCGGCCAGCCGCAGGGAGCGCAGCAGCAAGGCGGCGGTTTCCTCGATTCGATGCGCGACGCGATCTTCGGCCAGGGCCAGCCGCACGGCTCGGTGCCGCCGGTGCGCGCGCCTGATATTGGCGGTGGCCGCCCGGTGTGGAATTCGGGCCAGGCGATCCAGCAGGCCGGCGGCTACGGCACACCGCCGCAGCAATACGGCCAGCCCCAATATGGCCAACCCCAGTATGGTCAACCCCAATATGGTCAACCCAACGGCGGCCCGCAGCCTCCGGCGTTCGGCGGCGCTCCCGGCGGTGGCGGCGGCTCATTCCTCGGCACTGCGGCGGCGGCCGCGGCCGGCGTGGTCGGCGGCGGGCTGTTGCTCTCCAGCATCCGCGGGATGATGGGTGGCGGCGGCGGTCACCAGTCACTGGCTGATGCCAGCGGCCTCGGCGGCGGTTCGCGCCCGTGGGGCGGCGACCAATCGTCGAGCGATCTGGCCCGCGACGCCGGCGTCAACGACATCGGCTCGAACCGCGACAGCAGCTCGCGTGCCGGCCTGTTCGACCAGGCGTCGAACAACAACGACGACAATTACAACACCGATCACGATTCCGACGACTTCGACAATGATGACGACGGCTTCGACGGTGGCGGAAACGACGACAGCAACTACGCGTAACCGCGTTGCCTGACTTCCAAACACGAACGGCCGCTCTCACCGAGCGGCCGTTTCCATTTCATCCGTTGGGCGCGATCACATCACGACGACCTTGGCGCCGACATTGACGCGGCCGTAGAGGTCGATGACGTCCTCGTTGCGCATCCGGATGCAGCCGGACGAGACATTGGTGCCGATCGTCCACGGCTCGTTGGAGCCATGGATACGGTAGAGCGACGAGCCGAGATACATCGCGCGCGCGCCGAGCGGATTCTCCGGGCCACCTTCCATGTGCCGCGGCAGGTCGGGGCGGCGCGCCAGCATTTCCGCCGGCGGCGTCCAGTCCGGCCATTCGCGCTTGGCGGACACCGTCTTGATCCCCGACCAGGTGAAGCCCGGCTTGCCGACGCCGATGCCGTAGCGCAGCGCGCGGCCGTCGCCCTGCACCAGATACAGGAACTTGTTCGGCGTATCGACGACGATGGTGCCCGGGCGCTCCTTGCCGGAATAGTCGACGAGTTGCTTCTCGTATTTCGGATCGAATGGACGCTGCGTCGGATCGCCCGCCGCCTCTTCCTGCTGACGGATCATCTGCTGCTGCGGATCCATCGGCGGCAGCTGGCGATTGCCGTAGTAAGCGGGCTGCTGCTGATAGGTCGATTGCGGCGCATAGCCCTGTGACGACGGCGCGTCGCCGAACAGGAATTCGATGAAGCCGCCGCCCATGTTGCCGCGCTGCGGCTGTGCGTAGGCGGTGCGCATCGGCGGTTGCGGCGCGCCCTGGTTGGCGTAGATCACGGCGGGTTCGCCGGGCGATACCGCGTCGATCGCCAGGGCGTGATGGGGAACGGCAATAAGCGAAGACGCGCCGGCGAGCAGCGCAAGCGTGGTTTTCCTGAACATCGACGTACTCTGTACTGGTTTCGTCGTGACTGTTGCGTGGACGGAGCACGACATGGCCCCGTTGCACGTGGTCAATAAGCAATGAAAACCGCATCGGTTTGGTAAACGGATCGGCCGTTTCGATTCACCACGTCGGCAATGGCGCGCGGTTTTGCCGGACAGCGTTTATTTTGCGTGAACACCGCGGCACCATGGTTAATCTCGGGTAGCGCGGCGGTCGCGCGCCACAAGCGCAAATTGTTCCGCGTGAACCTGACGTTAAATCGCCGTTGGCTAGAACGGACCTCAGCGAAGGGGCGGGAATGAAATCATGTCAGTGAAGCGTAAGCGTTTTCGTGTCGAGCAGGCGATGGGCGAAGTGACGATGCCGGAGCCGGAGATCACCAGTGGCGTCGACATCGGTCCGATGCATCGCGAGATCATGTCCGAACTGCGCTCGATCCGCGCCCAGATGGCCGCAGCGCCGGCGCAGCGCACCGCCGACAATGTCGACGTCGTCGTCGCCCGCGAAATCGCCGAGGCGCACGCGCTGCTCGAGACCTACCGCGCCCAGGTCGAACAGTGCGAGAAACTCAAGGTCGAGCTCGACCTGATCCACGACGCGATCAGCCGCACCAAGCGCGAGATCGCCGTGCTGCACGGCAAGAGCTTCAACGGCGAGGAGATGGCCAAGGTCAATGGCGAGCTCGGCGCCGTGGTCGGCGGCACCGAACAGGCCACCCAGCAGATCCTCGAAGCGGTGGAAGCGATCGACCAGGCCGCGACCGCGCTGGCCAAGAACGTCACGCCGGATCAGCAGAAGCTGCTCAGCGAGGACATCCAGGAACGCGTGGTCGCGATCTTCGAGGCCTGCAACTTCCAGGACCTCACCGGCCAGCGCATCAGCAAGGTGATGCAGACGATGAAGTTCATCGAACAGCACATCAACGAGATGATGAACATCTGGGGCGGCGTCGACGCCATCAAGTCGCACGTCCCCGCGATCGTCGACACCCGCGAGGGCGACGCCCGCCTGCTCAACGGCCCGAAGCTCGACGGTGACGCCGGCCACGCCTCGCAGGACGACATCGACGCGATGTTCAATTGAGGTCTATCTGGACACAGACGAAACGCCGGTCCTGAGGGCCGGCGTTTTTGTTTCGGCAGTTCGCCGCTCCCCTTCCCTTCTCCCCTATCCGCGAACTCAAATGACAGATTTAGACTCGCGGAGAGATACCCCTCACCCGGATTGCATCTGGCGATGCAATCCGGCCTCTCCCACGAGGGGAGAGGCGAACCGACTATGCGGCTCCAGGTCGGTTGGAAGCTAAGCTCTCGCCTTTACGCCCGCGGCGCGCAGCGGACGTAGACCATGTTGCCGTAGCGGGTGGCGGCGTCCTTGTCGACGAAGCGGGTGATCATGACCCGGCCGTCGAACGAGATGATCTCGCGGTCCTGCTCGCCGGGGGTCGGGCCGGGCGGGCCGATATAGTTCTTGCCGCTCGGGGAACCCTTGAGGCGCAGTTCCTGCGGGGTGGCCTGGTCGGCCAGATGCATGATGACGCCGCCGCTCTGGCCGGCACCGATCACGTAGGGCTGCTTGCACTGGCCGCGGGCGGCGGCCTCGGTGCGGGCGCGGTCGGCGGGATTCTGGAACGAGGCGAGACCCCAACGGCCGACGATCTCGTCGGCGCGGATGCTCGCGGGCATCTCCGGGGCCACGCCAGGTTCGGTGGGAGCCGGCTCGGTGTTCGAGGACAATGACGGCAGACTCATGCTGCCGCACGCCCCCAAGAGTGTCGTCAGCGCCGAGACAGCCGCGAACCGTGCGACCAATCGCGCGTTGAGTGACCTTATCATATGCATCCCCCGACAATTTCCCGGCCGCACCCGTCCTGCAGCCAAGCGTAAAACTTAAGGCGGAGCAATGACGTCTGACAAAATTACGTCATCGCTACGATTTGGTTTCTGGTCCACCATCCTATATTGGCCTCACCAAGGCCTTAACCAGATTTGGGCCTTGACCTCGTTTGCTTGACAGGAAACCCGGCAGGCCATATTTCCCGGCGCACAATTAGCACTCTTGTATCACGATTGCTAAATGCGCCAGGCGTTCCGCCTGGCGCCGACCGGACCGGCATTCAACACCAGTCTCGATGAACCGGACCTGAAACCGAGCTTCCAAGAGGGAACGTCATGGCCAAATCCACCTTCCGCCCCCTGCATGACCGCGTCGTGGTCAAGCGTATCGATGCCGAGGAGAAGTCCAAGGGCGGCATCATCATTCCGGACTCGGCCAAGGAAAAGCCCTCCCAGGGCGAGATCGTCGCCGTCGGCCCGGGTGGCCGCGACGAAGCCGGCAAGCTGATCCCGATCGACCTCAAGGTCGGCGACCGCGTGCTGTTCGGCAAATGGTCGGGCACCGAGGTCAAGCTCGACAACCAGGAACTCCTGATCATGAAGGAGTCCGACATCATGGGCGTGCTGGCCTGATCACACCCTCTCCGTCACCCTGAGGAGGCAGCGAAGCTGCCGTCTCGAAGGGTGAGCCCCACAACCCATCCTTCGAGACGCGGGCCAGGGCCCGCTCCTCAGGATGACGCCTTTCCCAGGAGTTCAAAACAATGGCTGCCAAGGACGTAAAATTCGCCGGAGACGCCCGCGACCGCATGCTGCGCGGTGTCGACGTGCTCGCCAACGCCGTCAAGGTGACGCTCGGCCCCAAGGGCCGCAACGTCGTCATCGAGAAGAGCTTCGGCGCTCCCCGCATCACCAAGGACGGCGTCACCGTCGCCAAGGAGATCGAGCTCGACGACAAGTTCGAGAACATGGGCGCGCAGATGCTGCGCGAGGTCGCTTCCAAGACCAACGACACCGCCGGTGACGGCACCACCACCGCGACCGTGCTGGCCCAGGCCATCGTCCGCGAGGGTGCCAAGTCGGTCGCTGCCGGCATGAACCCGATGGACCTCAAGCGCGGCATCGACATCGCCGTCGCCGCCGTGATCAAGGACATCGAGAAGCGCGCCAAGCCGGTCGCCGCCTCCTCCGAAGTCGCCCAGGTCGGCACCATCTCGGCCAATGGCGACACGGCGATCGGCAAGATGATCGCGCAGGCCATGCAGAAGGTCGGCAACGAAGGCGTCATCACCGTCGAGGAGAACAAGTCGCTCGAGACCGAGGTCGACATCGTCGAGGGCATGAAGTTCGATCGCGGCTACCTCA
Coding sequences within:
- a CDS encoding DUF2076 domain-containing protein yields the protein MTPQERQLIDDLFDRLAKLENAPRDSEAMSAIMQGLRNAPNAVYALVQTALVQDEALKRAHDRIQELEAAAGQPQGAQQQGGGFLDSMRDAIFGQGQPHGSVPPVRAPDIGGGRPVWNSGQAIQQAGGYGTPPQQYGQPQYGQPQYGQPQYGQPNGGPQPPAFGGAPGGGGGSFLGTAAAAAAGVVGGGLLLSSIRGMMGGGGGHQSLADASGLGGGSRPWGGDQSSSDLARDAGVNDIGSNRDSSSRAGLFDQASNNNDDNYNTDHDSDDFDNDDDGFDGGGNDDSNYA
- a CDS encoding L,D-transpeptidase; translation: MFRKTTLALLAGASSLIAVPHHALAIDAVSPGEPAVIYANQGAPQPPMRTAYAQPQRGNMGGGFIEFLFGDAPSSQGYAPQSTYQQQPAYYGNRQLPPMDPQQQMIRQQEEAAGDPTQRPFDPKYEKQLVDYSGKERPGTIVVDTPNKFLYLVQGDGRALRYGIGVGKPGFTWSGIKTVSAKREWPDWTPPAEMLARRPDLPRHMEGGPENPLGARAMYLGSSLYRIHGSNEPWTIGTNVSSGCIRMRNEDVIDLYGRVNVGAKVVVM
- a CDS encoding protein phosphatase CheZ, translated to MSVKRKRFRVEQAMGEVTMPEPEITSGVDIGPMHREIMSELRSIRAQMAAAPAQRTADNVDVVVAREIAEAHALLETYRAQVEQCEKLKVELDLIHDAISRTKREIAVLHGKSFNGEEMAKVNGELGAVVGGTEQATQQILEAVEAIDQAATALAKNVTPDQQKLLSEDIQERVVAIFEACNFQDLTGQRISKVMQTMKFIEQHINEMMNIWGGVDAIKSHVPAIVDTREGDARLLNGPKLDGDAGHASQDDIDAMFN
- a CDS encoding co-chaperone GroES; the encoded protein is MAKSTFRPLHDRVVVKRIDAEEKSKGGIIIPDSAKEKPSQGEIVAVGPGGRDEAGKLIPIDLKVGDRVLFGKWSGTEVKLDNQELLIMKESDIMGVLA